A genomic stretch from Sporocytophaga myxococcoides includes:
- a CDS encoding efflux RND transporter periplasmic adaptor subunit has translation MFKSVIYINALVIFLMACSKKENTSKDVKIAEDITVVAVSEVLSLQPEKPLLLPGELHPWNKVSIYSKVKGFVKELKVDRGSQVRKGQVLAVLDAPEVFAEFDQAKGQLSAAEGAYEESKARLIASSLTYNRLLKANAIKGAVALNELDQAKARMLADSASVSNAKGNIDAARSHYRTKQELVNYLSITAPFDGIIIERNISPGALTGASDESSKPLFVLEDNSRLRLTLAVPELYSNTVNKEGVVTFQVSAVPHKAFKAKFGRSAESVLDKNRVMMTEFDYNNITKELKAGMYADVQIPVVRSSPTLFVPKSAVVNSSEEVFVIRNNKNKAERVPVKKGIALDTLVEVFGDLSKGDIILKEGSEEIRDGQKLRVRGDKL, from the coding sequence ATGTTTAAATCAGTAATTTATATAAATGCCTTAGTAATATTTCTGATGGCATGCTCTAAAAAAGAAAACACTAGCAAAGATGTAAAGATTGCCGAAGATATTACAGTTGTTGCTGTTTCAGAAGTTCTGAGCCTTCAGCCTGAAAAGCCACTATTGCTGCCAGGCGAACTTCATCCTTGGAATAAAGTGAGTATATATTCAAAAGTAAAAGGTTTTGTAAAGGAGTTAAAAGTAGACCGAGGTTCTCAGGTACGCAAAGGTCAGGTTCTTGCAGTGCTTGATGCTCCTGAGGTATTTGCAGAATTTGATCAGGCAAAGGGGCAACTTTCTGCAGCAGAAGGCGCATATGAAGAGTCAAAGGCTAGGCTGATTGCTTCATCACTTACATATAATCGCTTATTAAAGGCGAATGCTATCAAAGGTGCAGTCGCTTTAAATGAACTGGATCAGGCCAAAGCAAGAATGCTTGCAGACAGTGCTTCTGTTTCCAATGCAAAAGGCAATATTGATGCAGCACGTTCACACTACAGAACCAAACAAGAGTTGGTTAATTATCTTTCAATTACTGCTCCTTTTGACGGCATTATAATTGAAAGAAACATTAGCCCAGGGGCTTTAACAGGAGCCAGTGATGAAAGTTCCAAGCCATTGTTTGTTCTCGAAGATAATTCCAGGCTTCGTCTTACCCTTGCTGTTCCTGAATTATATTCTAACACGGTGAATAAAGAAGGTGTAGTTACCTTTCAGGTAAGTGCTGTTCCGCACAAGGCCTTTAAAGCAAAATTTGGTAGAAGCGCTGAAAGTGTACTGGATAAAAACAGGGTAATGATGACGGAATTTGATTATAATAATATTACCAAAGAATTAAAGGCAGGGATGTATGCAGATGTTCAAATACCTGTTGTAAGGTCATCTCCTACATTATTTGTCCCGAAGTCAGCAGTTGTAAATTCAAGTGAAGAAGTATTTGTAATTAGAAATAATAAGAATAAAGCAGAAAGAGTACCTGTGAAAAAAGGAATTGCACTGGATACACTTGTTGAAGTTTTTGGAGACTTGAGTAAAGGCGATATAATTCTGAAAGAAGGTTCTGAAGAGATAAGGGACGGGCAGAAGCTTAGAGTAAGGGGAGATAAGTTGTAA
- a CDS encoding efflux RND transporter permease subunit, translating into MLQLIRSALRNPVAIIVMVIGIGFFSMLSLFKIPVDIFPNLDLPTIYIVQPYGGMAPEEMDAFIATRYQDHFLYVSGIRNVEVKTIQGLCLIKLEFYPGTNMAQAAGEVANNVSRAKAYMPDGTVPPQVIRFDASSVPVGQLVFESKTSSLSEIQDLASSRVRPMFSKIEGVSSPPPLGGNQRSVVIKIDPNLIRSYKLTPEEVIKAVVANNQPSPAGNIRIGKKTLMTPVNSLIERPEDFLNIPIRVGAGPTVFIRDIGTVEDGSDITVSYALVKGRRAVYIPVVKKSDASTLTVVNNIKAAIPSLQNALPEDVNVSYEFDQSGYVTNALKSLITEGILGAILTGLMVLLFLKDWRSVIVVVVTIPVSILSAVIMLNLFGQTINIMTLSGLALAIGVLVDESTVTIENIHQHLEMNKPKAVAIWDACKEIAFPKLLILLCILAVFAPAFIMVGVPKSMFLPLSLAVGFAMIASFILSQTLVPVLSNWLLEHHGKHDKPTLALDSDEVKMLINDERYQPKELTFFEKFRKQYVRLLKKILINRKKWTIVYFAVTIAIILIGTLTIGTDILPKAGSNQFQIRLRATDGTRVEETERITLKVLNLIQNEVGPDNVEISSAFVGTVPSSYGTSNIFVFNSGPHEAVMQVAFSKHADIDIDDLKEKIRVKVKDQLSDVRISFEPIELVDKIMSQGSSNPIEVTVASKDIKEADRFASKILKNMQKIPFLRDVQIAQPMSYPTLRVNIDRERAGQLGLTSTQVSRSLVAATSSSRFTDKNLWMDYKKGLAYQVQVQIPETNMSSVDDIGNIPLLSNQLHPVLSDVATFSEVSAPGQYDRSGPNRLVTITANIHNSDLGRAGKEVNEAIKAAGSLPRGLVVELKGQTKLLNETLNSLQLGLLVAVVIIFLLLSANFKSFKISLIVLSAIPAVVAGALVTLLICGATLNLQSYMGLIMSVGVSVANAILMITNAEQLRLEMKDARHASVMAANSRIRPILMTSIAMIAGMIPMASGLGEGGEQVAPLGQAVIGGLFASTLASLFILPAIFVSLQGKSSFDSVSLDPEDPESKYFKSNQTQVYDHV; encoded by the coding sequence ATGCTTCAACTAATCAGATCAGCGCTAAGAAATCCGGTTGCCATAATAGTAATGGTTATAGGTATAGGTTTCTTTTCCATGCTCTCGTTATTTAAGATCCCTGTGGATATATTTCCAAATCTGGATCTTCCGACTATCTATATTGTCCAGCCATATGGTGGTATGGCGCCTGAAGAAATGGATGCTTTTATTGCAACCAGATATCAGGATCACTTTCTGTATGTTTCAGGAATTAGAAATGTTGAAGTTAAAACTATTCAGGGATTATGTCTCATAAAACTTGAATTTTATCCGGGGACCAATATGGCTCAGGCAGCGGGAGAGGTGGCAAATAATGTGTCCAGGGCAAAAGCTTATATGCCGGACGGAACAGTTCCTCCTCAGGTGATCAGGTTTGATGCAAGTTCTGTTCCGGTAGGGCAATTAGTTTTTGAAAGTAAAACAAGTTCATTGAGTGAAATCCAGGATCTCGCAAGTTCAAGGGTTCGACCTATGTTTTCAAAAATAGAGGGAGTTTCCAGTCCTCCTCCTTTAGGTGGAAATCAAAGATCTGTTGTTATTAAAATTGATCCTAATCTTATACGCAGTTATAAGTTAACTCCTGAGGAAGTTATAAAGGCAGTTGTTGCGAATAATCAACCGTCTCCTGCCGGTAATATCAGAATAGGTAAGAAAACACTTATGACTCCTGTTAATTCTTTAATTGAGCGTCCTGAAGATTTTCTCAATATTCCAATCAGGGTGGGAGCAGGCCCTACGGTTTTTATCCGTGATATAGGTACTGTTGAGGATGGGTCTGATATTACTGTGAGTTATGCATTAGTGAAAGGTAGAAGAGCAGTGTATATCCCTGTAGTCAAAAAGTCAGACGCTTCTACTTTAACAGTAGTAAATAATATAAAAGCTGCCATACCGTCACTTCAAAATGCCTTGCCTGAAGACGTTAATGTCTCTTACGAGTTTGACCAGTCAGGGTATGTGACAAATGCATTGAAAAGTCTTATTACAGAAGGGATTCTGGGAGCTATACTTACAGGTCTTATGGTGCTCCTGTTTCTTAAAGACTGGCGTAGTGTGATTGTAGTAGTTGTTACAATTCCTGTTTCAATTCTTTCTGCAGTTATTATGCTGAATTTATTCGGCCAAACAATCAATATAATGACTTTAAGCGGTCTGGCATTAGCGATTGGAGTACTTGTAGATGAATCCACTGTAACAATAGAAAATATTCATCAGCATTTGGAAATGAATAAACCAAAGGCTGTCGCTATATGGGATGCCTGCAAAGAAATAGCCTTTCCTAAGCTGCTCATATTACTTTGTATTCTGGCGGTTTTTGCTCCTGCGTTCATAATGGTAGGTGTGCCTAAATCAATGTTCCTGCCTCTGTCTCTTGCTGTGGGATTTGCCATGATAGCTTCATTTATTCTCTCCCAGACTTTAGTGCCGGTATTGTCAAATTGGTTACTGGAACATCATGGAAAGCATGATAAGCCAACATTAGCGCTTGATTCTGATGAAGTAAAAATGTTGATCAATGATGAACGATATCAACCTAAAGAACTTACTTTTTTTGAAAAGTTCAGAAAGCAATATGTTAGATTATTAAAGAAAATTCTGATAAACAGAAAAAAGTGGACCATCGTCTACTTTGCGGTTACAATTGCAATAATTTTAATTGGCACTCTTACAATTGGAACAGATATTCTTCCTAAAGCGGGCAGTAATCAATTTCAAATCCGATTGAGGGCAACAGACGGGACAAGAGTTGAAGAGACGGAAAGGATAACGCTTAAGGTGCTAAATCTTATTCAGAATGAGGTCGGACCTGATAATGTTGAAATTTCATCAGCATTTGTAGGTACCGTTCCTTCAAGTTATGGTACATCTAATATTTTTGTTTTCAACAGTGGTCCTCACGAAGCTGTTATGCAGGTAGCATTTTCAAAACATGCAGATATTGATATAGATGATTTGAAAGAAAAAATAAGAGTAAAAGTAAAGGATCAGTTAAGTGATGTCCGCATATCATTTGAACCTATTGAGCTTGTAGATAAAATAATGAGTCAGGGATCTTCTAATCCTATTGAAGTTACAGTTGCATCTAAAGATATCAAAGAAGCTGACAGGTTTGCCAGTAAGATTTTGAAGAATATGCAGAAAATCCCATTCCTGAGAGATGTCCAAATTGCACAACCAATGTCTTATCCTACTCTTAGAGTAAATATTGACAGAGAAAGAGCCGGGCAGTTAGGTCTTACCTCTACACAGGTATCGAGGTCGCTTGTGGCGGCCACTTCTTCAAGCAGGTTTACAGATAAGAATCTTTGGATGGATTATAAAAAGGGATTAGCTTACCAGGTTCAGGTACAAATTCCTGAAACTAATATGTCCTCTGTTGATGATATTGGCAATATTCCTCTTCTCAGTAACCAGTTACACCCTGTACTTTCAGATGTGGCTACTTTTTCAGAAGTTTCAGCTCCCGGACAGTATGATCGTTCCGGCCCAAATAGATTGGTAACAATAACAGCTAACATTCATAACTCTGACTTGGGGAGGGCCGGAAAGGAGGTAAATGAAGCTATTAAAGCAGCAGGGAGTTTACCTCGCGGATTAGTTGTAGAACTTAAAGGTCAGACTAAACTTTTGAATGAAACATTAAATAGTCTGCAATTAGGTCTTTTAGTGGCAGTCGTAATTATATTCCTGTTACTTTCTGCAAACTTTAAATCTTTTAAAATATCCCTGATTGTCCTTTCGGCCATACCTGCAGTGGTTGCGGGAGCTCTTGTGACATTGCTAATCTGTGGTGCTACATTAAATCTTCAATCCTATATGGGGCTTATTATGTCTGTAGGGGTTTCTGTAGCAAATGCGATACTTATGATAACCAATGCGGAACAGTTAAGATTGGAGATGAAAGATGCCCGTCATGCTTCAGTAATGGCGGCAAACAGCAGAATTCGTCCTATTCTTATGACGAGTATTGCAATGATTGCAGGCATGATCCCTATGGCTAGTGGTTTAGGAGAAGGGGGAGAGCAGGTTGCCCCATTGGGACAGGCAGTTATCGGAGGTTTGTTTGCTTCTACATTGGCATCTTTGTTTATCCTTCCTGCAATCTTTGTTTCATTGCAGGGTAAATCTTCATTTGATTCTGTTTCATTGGACCCAGAGGATCCAGAGAGTAAATATTTTAAATCTAATCAAACACAAGTTTATGACCATGTTTAA